The genomic DNA CCGCCTTCACCGACGACGAGCATCTCGAACGCACCCTGCGCCGGGGCCTGCGCCATATCCAACTCCGACCCGACCTCATCGACGGCTGCCTCGCCGGCACCGGACTCACCCTCACTCAGCGCCCGACAACAATCCGGCGAGCTCAGTAGCCCGGCGCTCCAACTTCCGCCGCGGACGCCTCCGTTCGCCTCCCCAACTGGTTGCCCGCCCTCTACCGTGGGTGATTGTCCCCACACGGAGCGGGCCCCTCTGGGGTGTAGGGTCTCGCAGCCCGTGTCGGAGACCGTCCTCCCAACCTGCGTCTTCTCCCGCAGTCTCACGACGCGTCGGACGCCGCAGGCTCAACTCAGTGTCGTGTCCTCAGCGGTACAGGCTGACCGGCGCGACCGTAGAGCCTGTGACGTGTGTGTCCCATTGCATTCGAGTTGGCAGGTGGCAGGTCTTTTCCGCGAGGCTCCCAGATAGTTTGAGGATGCGATCCGGCGGAGGTGCAGGTGAGTTGGCCATCGCAGGGACGCTCTCGCAGCCGGCGGAGGGGCGGTGCTGCAGGCAAGGTCGAGGCCGCGGACATCTGACGGCGTATGGGCGGGCTGGCGGTGTCATTCAGAACGGGGGACGAGACCATGGGCGAGGACGGACTCGACGGTCGGCTCGTGCCGGCGGTTCGGGCGCGCGATGCCGAGGCGGTCCGGGATCTGCTGGTCAGGGGCGCGGATCCGGACGCGGTGGACACGAACGGGCTGCCGGTACTGTGCGTGGCGGTGACGGCGTACGACGAGCAGGTCGCCGAGGCGTTGGTGGAGGGCGGGGCAGACCCTGACCGGGTGCTGCCGGACGGGACCACACCGCTGGGGCGCGCCGTCGACGGCGGTTCCCCCGCGCTCTTCTCGGCGGTACTGGGCAAGGAGCCCCGGCTGCGGCTTGCGGAAGCTGCCCGTGAACAGCTGCTCACGTCGGCTCGGAGCTGGTACGAGACGGGCGCGGCCGAGGAGCTGCGACGCAGGACGCGCGCACCGGGTCCGGCCGCGACGGTCCGGGTTCAGGACGGCGAGTACGACTGGGTCGATCAGGTCACTCTCGGCGGCCTCGTCGTGCGGGCCGGGCACGGCGCCATCCTGACCGCGCTGGAGTGGGCCTTCCGCGTTCTGACCCCCGTCGACGAACTGATCGCCCGCGCCGTGGAGCAGCCGGACGAGGAGCATGTGGACTGGTCCACGGTCTGCTGGATCCTCACCCGGCGCCGCAGCTTCGAGACCTGGTCCGCCGTGGTGGCCCATCGTCACGCCCCGGACCGGGCACATCGCCGGTTCGTAGCGGACTACCTGTGGACGCGGGGGGTTCTCGGCACCGATCCCTACTACGAGAAGAAGGAGAGCGAACTCCTGGCCGCGTGGGCGGCCGAGGAAACGGACGGCGAGATGCTCGCGAAGGTACTCAAGGCCTTCACCGAGCACGACGGTCCGGACCAAGAGGCCACCGGCCTTCGCCACGCCGACCATCCCGACCCGCGCGTACGCCGCGAAGTGCCCCACGCCCTCTGCGCGGACTACCTACCCCGCACGCCCGCGGCCAGGGCCGCCCTGCTCACCCTCATACGCGACC from Streptomyces sp. NBC_01478 includes the following:
- a CDS encoding ankyrin repeat domain-containing protein, yielding MGEDGLDGRLVPAVRARDAEAVRDLLVRGADPDAVDTNGLPVLCVAVTAYDEQVAEALVEGGADPDRVLPDGTTPLGRAVDGGSPALFSAVLGKEPRLRLAEAAREQLLTSARSWYETGAAEELRRRTRAPGPAATVRVQDGEYDWVDQVTLGGLVVRAGHGAILTALEWAFRVLTPVDELIARAVEQPDEEHVDWSTVCWILTRRRSFETWSAVVAHRHAPDRAHRRFVADYLWTRGVLGTDPYYEKKESELLAAWAAEETDGEMLAKVLKAFTEHDGPDQEATGLRHADHPDPRVRREVPHALCADYLPRTPAARAALLTLIRDPDAEVQLRACTASMRDSALLPEITQALLLAKAPDADVRGAATVALAGSPDRTPAVADALAASLGEDNQLVRLEAAYGLALRDDPRTAEAIERVGPLGDGFEHDHRADELSRWKWRKDNPAGE